The following proteins come from a genomic window of Pyxidicoccus sp. MSG2:
- a CDS encoding GNAT family N-acetyltransferase, translated as MSTVTRAEIDESHAQYRGSWKLLALGSPAGEVVERPEVFIAAGHVSWALMNAAFLRAPVATEQALSASVASAARYFAQGRHGWAFVLGDDWMAPQVRERAESILAWYGLKPAMTATGMVAERLVEPVHSPSPFDLRPVTDAWTREALSDINASCYDVPRDVGREAFAVESLYGPDHQGFVGCRDGEAATSAAVLRVDGVAYVAMVATLPPYRRQGGAESVMRHALAAARRDWGIERTVLHATDAGLPVYRRMGYRPVTRFRMYLAPAPGRTE; from the coding sequence ATGTCTACCGTCACGCGAGCAGAGATTGACGAGTCCCATGCGCAGTACCGGGGTTCCTGGAAGCTGCTCGCGCTGGGGAGTCCGGCGGGCGAGGTGGTGGAGCGGCCCGAGGTGTTCATCGCCGCGGGCCACGTGTCCTGGGCGCTGATGAACGCGGCCTTCCTGCGCGCGCCCGTGGCGACGGAGCAGGCGCTCTCGGCGTCCGTCGCCTCCGCGGCGCGCTACTTCGCCCAGGGCCGGCACGGCTGGGCCTTCGTGCTGGGCGACGACTGGATGGCCCCCCAGGTGCGCGAGCGCGCCGAGTCCATCCTGGCCTGGTACGGGCTCAAGCCCGCGATGACCGCCACCGGCATGGTGGCCGAGCGACTGGTCGAGCCCGTCCATTCCCCTTCCCCGTTCGACCTCCGCCCGGTGACGGACGCGTGGACGCGCGAGGCGCTCTCGGACATCAACGCGTCCTGCTACGACGTGCCGCGCGACGTGGGCCGCGAGGCCTTCGCCGTGGAGTCCCTCTACGGGCCGGACCACCAGGGCTTCGTCGGCTGCCGGGACGGCGAGGCCGCCACCAGCGCGGCGGTGCTGCGCGTGGACGGAGTGGCCTACGTCGCCATGGTCGCCACGCTGCCCCCGTACCGTCGCCAGGGCGGCGCCGAGTCCGTCATGCGGCACGCGCTCGCCGCGGCCCGGCGTGACTGGGGCATCGAGCGCACCGTGCTGCACGCCACGGACGCCGGCCTGCCCGTCTACCGCCGCATGGGCTACCGGCCGGTGACACGCTTCCGCATGTACCTCGCGCCCGCCCCGGGCCGCACCGAGTAG
- a CDS encoding vWA domain-containing protein gives MGTGLGLSGVGAGGGDKAPRGLGLSGKGSGGGGIGSIGTKGRGIGAVAYGAGSSLAGPGPNNGVMYGQGSVSLGGKGIGGSLATKSAPSDTSSSGEGYKDYGVNPFVTAAEDRLSTFAVDVDTASYTLARRKLVDGALPPKEAVRVEEFVNYFRYSYSEPAANDGPLAVHLDAAPSPFTQGRHLLRVGVQGRRVSVSERKPAHLTFLVDVSGSMQSPDRLPLAKRALRMLVDNLRDGDTVALVTYAGNVRRVLPPTGMEKKAHIHAAIEDLSAGGSTAMASGIELAYQEAMKTLDGGSLSRIVILSDGDANVGATSHEEILKRIRGHVKEGVTVTTVGFGMGNYQDTMMEQLADQGNGNHYYVDSLLAARRIFQEQLGGTLEVIAQDVKLQVEFDPAQVSRYRLIGYENRDIADRDFRNDRVDAGEIGSGHTVTALYEVELKPGAGEGLATVRVRAKRPRGESATERAYRFPAEALASTFKEANADLRFATAVMGAAEMLRKSPHADRWSFESVREIARAATPEGNAEREEFLSLLEKARPLLRGVAAR, from the coding sequence ATGGGCACTGGACTCGGCCTCAGCGGCGTCGGAGCTGGGGGTGGCGACAAGGCGCCGAGAGGGCTGGGCCTGAGCGGCAAGGGGTCTGGCGGCGGTGGCATCGGCTCGATTGGCACGAAGGGGCGCGGGATTGGAGCGGTCGCCTACGGTGCTGGCAGTTCCCTCGCCGGCCCCGGCCCGAACAATGGAGTCATGTACGGACAGGGCTCCGTCTCGCTCGGGGGAAAGGGCATCGGAGGCTCGCTCGCGACCAAGTCGGCACCGTCCGACACCTCATCCTCCGGCGAGGGCTACAAGGACTACGGGGTGAATCCCTTCGTGACGGCGGCCGAGGACCGGCTGTCCACCTTCGCCGTGGACGTGGACACGGCGTCGTACACACTCGCGCGGCGCAAGCTGGTGGATGGTGCATTGCCACCGAAGGAAGCCGTGCGCGTGGAGGAGTTCGTCAACTACTTCCGCTACAGCTACTCGGAGCCCGCTGCGAATGACGGCCCGCTCGCCGTGCACCTGGACGCCGCGCCGTCACCATTCACGCAGGGACGTCACCTGCTGCGCGTGGGCGTGCAGGGCCGCAGGGTGAGCGTGTCCGAGCGCAAGCCCGCGCACCTCACCTTCCTCGTGGACGTGTCCGGCTCGATGCAGTCTCCGGACCGTCTCCCGCTGGCGAAGCGCGCGCTGCGGATGCTGGTGGACAACCTGCGCGACGGAGACACGGTGGCGCTGGTGACGTACGCGGGCAACGTGCGCCGCGTGCTGCCACCGACGGGCATGGAAAAGAAGGCTCACATCCACGCCGCCATCGAGGACCTGTCCGCGGGCGGCTCCACCGCGATGGCGTCCGGCATCGAGCTGGCCTACCAGGAGGCGATGAAGACGCTGGATGGCGGCTCGCTCTCGCGCATCGTCATCCTCTCCGACGGCGACGCCAACGTGGGCGCGACGAGCCACGAGGAAATCCTCAAGCGCATCCGCGGCCACGTGAAGGAAGGCGTCACCGTCACCACCGTCGGCTTCGGCATGGGCAACTACCAGGACACGATGATGGAGCAGCTCGCGGACCAGGGGAACGGCAACCACTACTACGTGGACTCGCTGCTGGCCGCGCGGCGCATCTTCCAGGAGCAGCTCGGCGGGACGCTGGAAGTCATTGCCCAGGACGTGAAGCTGCAGGTGGAGTTCGACCCCGCGCAGGTGTCGCGCTACCGGCTGATCGGCTACGAGAACCGGGACATCGCGGACCGCGACTTCCGCAATGACCGGGTGGACGCGGGTGAGATTGGCTCCGGGCACACCGTCACCGCGCTCTACGAAGTGGAGCTGAAGCCGGGTGCGGGCGAGGGCCTCGCCACCGTGCGCGTGCGCGCGAAGCGACCGCGCGGCGAGTCCGCCACGGAACGCGCCTACCGCTTCCCCGCCGAAGCACTGGCCAGTACCTTCAAGGAAGCCAACGCCGACCTGCGCTTCGCCACGGCGGTGATGGGCGCGGCGGAAATGCTGCGGAAAAGCCCGCACGCGGACCGCTGGAGCTTCGAGTCCGTGCGCGAGATTGCCCGCGCGGCCACACCCGAGGGCAACGCCGAGCGTGAGGAATTCCTCTCGCTGCTGGAAAAAGCCCGGCCCCTGCTTCGGGGTGTAGCGGCCCGGTAG
- a CDS encoding DUF692 domain-containing protein, with protein sequence MTAERVYVHGMTHVDADMWTLPWRGLGLSSNLSTADVPQPYRLLDASPGLFDYVEYSAPLSLEEAKAHASLFPEMWRRRADVPVLFHPVHLNLWGPELEPASALAELDAHARTVGSPWVGNDVGWWHVGGQPFPGYLYFTPPFNAAGLADCAAHALHVQRHLSMPLVLENPAVLARRGEWHVLDFMSRLHARTGLPLLLDLGHLFSHQLSAGLPLEAGLDGFPLDQVIEIHLAGGVVTRRGSRQFYVDDHTQPVREELFELLESLLPRCPSLRAVTFEGDGHPPEVVMVSLRRLRRLVPASERPPLTLRTPRDLTVPTLTGESRPWELFDAGHGATPATSVEDEEGTLADRDFRLAVVAEVLDREWPLTRLLVAGTGESLAAFTGSPEYRGLFGGTGRSLGQVFSKWAMRRLREHPDEGASAALAVEMLLPTLFLRPVPSPGPGQVGLAEDVRPGALPADLSELVFAARAVRRHLTARAWACGSLELSGLESLAQVARRPGQGPWSFLVRRRGGAHEVLTVAPALAEWVRKLASRPMSVEEAPPALLAEAQGRGLIRWG encoded by the coding sequence ATGACAGCGGAGCGCGTCTACGTTCATGGAATGACGCACGTGGACGCCGACATGTGGACGCTGCCCTGGCGCGGGCTGGGGCTGAGCAGCAACCTGAGCACGGCGGACGTGCCTCAACCGTATCGACTGCTGGACGCGTCTCCGGGTCTCTTCGACTACGTCGAGTACAGCGCGCCGCTGTCGCTCGAAGAGGCAAAGGCGCATGCGTCGCTGTTCCCGGAGATGTGGCGCCGTCGCGCCGATGTGCCGGTGCTCTTCCACCCCGTGCATCTCAACCTCTGGGGCCCGGAACTGGAGCCGGCGTCGGCGCTCGCGGAATTGGACGCGCATGCGCGCACGGTGGGCAGTCCGTGGGTGGGCAACGACGTGGGCTGGTGGCACGTGGGCGGCCAGCCCTTCCCGGGCTACCTCTACTTCACGCCGCCGTTCAACGCGGCGGGCCTCGCGGACTGCGCGGCGCATGCGCTCCACGTGCAGCGGCACCTCTCCATGCCCCTGGTGCTGGAGAACCCCGCAGTGCTCGCGCGCCGAGGCGAATGGCACGTGCTGGATTTCATGTCCCGGCTGCACGCGCGCACCGGGCTTCCGCTGCTCCTGGACCTGGGGCACCTCTTCAGCCACCAGCTCTCCGCGGGCCTGCCGCTGGAGGCGGGGCTGGACGGCTTCCCGCTCGACCAGGTCATCGAAATCCACCTTGCCGGAGGTGTGGTGACGCGCCGGGGCTCGCGCCAGTTCTACGTGGATGACCACACGCAGCCGGTGCGCGAGGAATTGTTCGAGCTGCTGGAGTCACTCCTGCCGCGCTGTCCCTCGCTGCGCGCCGTCACCTTCGAAGGGGACGGACACCCGCCCGAGGTGGTCATGGTGTCGCTGCGCCGCCTGCGCAGGCTGGTGCCCGCGAGCGAGCGCCCCCCCCTGACGCTGCGCACGCCTCGTGACCTCACCGTGCCAACGCTGACCGGTGAGAGCCGGCCGTGGGAATTGTTCGACGCGGGCCACGGCGCCACGCCTGCAACCTCCGTGGAGGACGAGGAAGGGACGCTGGCGGACCGGGACTTCCGGCTGGCCGTGGTCGCGGAGGTGCTGGACCGCGAGTGGCCGCTCACGCGGCTGCTCGTCGCGGGAACGGGGGAGTCTCTCGCCGCCTTCACCGGCTCACCGGAGTACCGAGGCCTCTTCGGCGGCACGGGCCGCTCGCTGGGACAGGTCTTCTCCAAGTGGGCCATGCGGCGCCTGCGCGAGCACCCCGACGAAGGGGCCTCCGCGGCGCTGGCGGTGGAGATGCTCCTGCCCACGCTGTTCCTCCGCCCGGTACCGTCTCCGGGGCCGGGGCAGGTGGGCCTGGCGGAGGACGTGCGGCCGGGTGCCCTCCCGGCGGACCTGTCCGAGCTCGTCTTCGCCGCTCGCGCCGTGCGCCGTCACCTCACGGCCCGTGCGTGGGCCTGTGGCTCGCTGGAGCTGTCGGGCCTGGAGTCGCTGGCGCAGGTGGCTCGGCGGCCGGGCCAGGGGCCGTGGAGCTTCCTCGTCCGGCGCAGGGGCGGGGCGCACGAGGTGCTGACGGTGGCGCCCGCCCTGGCGGAGTGGGTGCGCAAGCTCGCCTCCCGCCCCATGTCGGTGGAGGAGGCGCCCCCCGCATTGCTGGCCGAGGCCCAGGGGCGCGGGCTGATCCGCTGGGGGTAA
- the udk gene encoding uridine kinase yields MASPLVVGIAGGTASGKTTVARKVREALADCRVAFIDQDSYYRDLKDLPLADRREVNFDHPDAFDTDLLVKHLRELKSGRPIQKPVYDFVTSSRQPRTMGVDPGDIILIEGILVLHMKEVRDEMDVKIYVDADDDLRILRRLTRDIKDRGRDFDHVVGQYLRHVRPMHMGFVEPSKHFADIIIPHGGNNEIAIGMLVGALRGKLSGAPPRE; encoded by the coding sequence ATGGCGTCCCCCCTCGTCGTCGGCATCGCGGGCGGCACCGCGTCCGGCAAGACCACCGTCGCCCGCAAGGTTCGCGAGGCGCTGGCCGATTGCCGCGTGGCCTTCATCGATCAGGACTCGTACTACCGGGACCTGAAGGACCTCCCGCTGGCGGACAGGCGCGAGGTGAACTTCGACCATCCGGATGCGTTCGACACGGACCTGCTCGTGAAGCACCTGCGCGAGCTGAAGTCCGGCCGGCCCATCCAGAAGCCCGTCTACGACTTCGTCACCTCGTCCCGCCAGCCGCGCACCATGGGCGTGGACCCGGGGGACATCATCCTCATCGAGGGCATCCTCGTCCTGCACATGAAGGAGGTGCGCGACGAGATGGACGTGAAGATCTACGTCGATGCGGATGACGACCTGCGCATCCTTCGCCGCCTCACCCGCGACATCAAGGACCGCGGCCGCGACTTCGACCACGTGGTGGGCCAGTACCTGCGCCACGTGCGCCCCATGCACATGGGCTTCGTCGAGCCGTCCAAGCACTTCGCGGACATCATCATCCCGCACGGCGGCAACAACGAGATTGCCATCGGCATGCTGGTGGGCGCCCTGCGCGGCAAGCTCTCCGGCGCACCGCCGCGCGAGTAG
- a CDS encoding alpha/beta fold hydrolase has protein sequence MIQATGTHLFSAPLPLEEGELLGNPQVAWECYGEPSDGKAVVLLHDVSHSHRALGPLEDSAYQPSGWAHALVGPGLALDPESTPVVVPGLLGSPFGTTSPASADPATGERWGLNMPPLTVLDMARGVSACLRALGLKQVRALVGVGLGGQVALRLAALFPDLAAGVVTLGTARALPEGVREKLGLSWQLLRADPDFREGLYGPDTLPRKTMRRLRLDFQKLLYGREYLASRWPDPESARVALEAEADAFADTFDPVSWATLCSAWAGGDVSDCFQHIRSRVLLVAGSSDVLAPVSRVRDTYHLLSAAGVSARLLELPGPGDHGALLSDADRLIGPLGDFLRRC, from the coding sequence GTGATCCAGGCCACCGGCACCCACCTGTTCTCCGCGCCGCTCCCCTTGGAGGAGGGGGAGCTTCTGGGCAATCCCCAGGTGGCCTGGGAGTGCTACGGGGAACCGTCCGACGGCAAAGCGGTGGTGCTGCTGCACGACGTCTCCCATTCTCACCGAGCCTTGGGTCCACTAGAGGACTCGGCCTACCAACCGTCTGGCTGGGCGCATGCGCTGGTGGGCCCGGGGCTGGCGTTGGACCCGGAGAGCACACCGGTGGTGGTGCCGGGCCTGCTGGGCAGCCCCTTCGGCACCACGTCACCGGCCTCGGCGGACCCGGCGACGGGTGAGCGCTGGGGCCTCAACATGCCGCCCCTCACGGTGCTGGACATGGCGCGCGGCGTGTCCGCGTGCTTGCGCGCGCTGGGGCTGAAGCAGGTGCGCGCGCTGGTGGGCGTGGGCCTGGGCGGCCAGGTGGCGCTGCGGCTGGCGGCGCTCTTCCCGGACCTGGCCGCGGGCGTGGTGACGCTGGGCACGGCGCGCGCGCTGCCCGAGGGCGTGCGCGAGAAGCTGGGCCTGTCCTGGCAGCTGCTGCGCGCGGACCCGGACTTCCGCGAGGGACTCTACGGGCCGGACACGCTGCCGCGAAAGACGATGCGCCGGCTGCGGCTGGACTTCCAGAAGCTGCTGTACGGGCGCGAGTACCTCGCCTCGCGCTGGCCGGACCCGGAGTCCGCCCGGGTGGCGCTGGAGGCGGAGGCCGACGCGTTCGCGGACACGTTCGACCCGGTGTCCTGGGCGACGCTGTGCTCGGCGTGGGCGGGGGGCGACGTGTCGGACTGCTTCCAGCACATCCGCTCGCGGGTGCTGCTGGTGGCGGGCTCGTCGGACGTGCTGGCGCCGGTGAGTCGCGTGCGGGACACGTACCACCTTCTGTCCGCGGCGGGCGTGAGCGCGCGCCTGCTGGAGCTGCCGGGCCCTGGAGACCACGGCGCGCTCCTGTCGGACGCGGACCGGCTGATTGGCCCGCTGGGCGACTTCCTGCGGCGCTGCTGA